The Apium graveolens cultivar Ventura chromosome 11, ASM990537v1, whole genome shotgun sequence genome has a window encoding:
- the LOC141696693 gene encoding two-component response regulator 24-like, which produces MAKKAKSSNKSKLSALVVDDDGVCRTVHCAFLRRHGFETSSVESGRQAVDLIRSGQKFDAIFMDIMMPEMNGVQATRALRAMGVKSMIIGIDCDLDYINEDFMQAGMDRVYEKPMTSEIAISVHQALLNNNIV; this is translated from the exons ATGGCTAAGAAAGCTAAAAGCTCCAACAAGAGTAAATTATCTGCTCTTGTAGTTGATGATGATGGAGTTTGTAGGACTGTTCATTGTGCTTTCCTAAGAAGACATGGATTTGAAACCTCTTCTGTTGAAAGTGGAAGGCAAGCTGTGGATCTCATCCGTTCTGGGCAAAAATTTGACGCTATATTTATGGATATCATGATGCCGGAGATGAATGGTGTTCAg GCTACTAGAGCATTGCGAGCAATGGGAGTGAAGTCAATGATTATTGGAATTGACTGTGATCTCGACTACATTAATGAAGACTTTATGCAAGCTGGTATGGATCGTGTTTATGAGAAGCCCATGACGTCTGAGATCGCCATCTCTGTGCATCAAGCGCTTTTAAACAACAACATTGTGTAA